One segment of bacterium DNA contains the following:
- a CDS encoding penicillin-binding protein 2 translates to MAPKHRGLVRKRTTWLFLVFSLLYVAIAGRLFFLQVMRQDHFMAKAEAIRFREISIPASRGSICDRNGNPLAVNIETASVYANLREMSDPSKTAVQVAALLDTDPCSIEAKLDGSHRFVWLGRQIDARIGDAVWKNRTKLPGIGVQRDVKRVYPNGPLAAQIIGFTNIDNTGVEGIEHLNNSILRGMDGKYRAELDGERRVIPETRHIERQPEDGKNVYLTIDMTIQHIAEQALANMAEKYHPQSACAIVMDPSTGEVLALANYPTYDPNHARKSGPSLWRNRAVADLYEPGSTLKTVTASAAINEGLNPNTVIAHCTGCDKMAGGRIRCVLHRPYLNGHGGVSMFRMIEQSCNIAAAHLALRLGSEKLYKYEKAFGLLNRTKAGFGCEAVGYINPPDEWRPIRLANIGFGQGLAVTPLQMASVYGTIANGGVRVEPRIVREIRNQDGSIYKSFKSGNKTRVISKDAALMVTKLLRSCVENGTGKTARIAGRTVAGKTGSAQVARADGRGYEPGSFIASFMGFAPATHPRLVIAVVAKSPKGSHWGATVASPVFQEIGEKSLWYLKVPSDAPGGGETKPKRYDDPKRVASVRTHLSFVSAF, encoded by the coding sequence ATGGCTCCGAAGCATCGAGGGCTTGTAAGAAAACGAACCACCTGGCTGTTCCTCGTGTTTTCGCTGCTATATGTAGCGATAGCGGGGAGGCTGTTTTTTCTGCAGGTCATGCGTCAGGATCACTTTATGGCTAAGGCCGAAGCCATACGCTTTCGAGAGATATCAATTCCTGCGTCAAGAGGATCGATTTGTGACCGCAACGGCAATCCTCTAGCGGTCAATATCGAGACAGCCTCTGTCTATGCAAATCTCAGAGAGATGTCTGATCCATCAAAGACGGCGGTTCAAGTAGCGGCGCTGCTAGACACAGATCCGTGCAGCATCGAAGCCAAGCTCGACGGATCACACAGATTTGTCTGGCTTGGCCGTCAGATCGACGCCAGGATAGGCGATGCAGTCTGGAAGAACCGCACGAAACTGCCGGGCATAGGTGTCCAGCGTGATGTGAAGCGTGTATATCCGAACGGCCCTCTGGCGGCGCAGATAATAGGCTTCACGAACATTGACAACACTGGTGTCGAGGGCATCGAACACCTCAATAACAGTATATTAAGGGGGATGGACGGTAAGTATCGTGCGGAACTCGATGGTGAGCGCAGGGTGATCCCCGAGACCCGCCATATCGAGCGTCAGCCCGAAGACGGAAAGAATGTATACCTTACCATAGATATGACGATACAGCACATAGCCGAGCAGGCACTTGCGAACATGGCGGAAAAATATCATCCGCAGAGTGCCTGTGCGATAGTAATGGATCCGTCTACAGGCGAGGTTCTGGCGCTTGCCAACTATCCGACGTATGATCCGAACCATGCTCGCAAGTCCGGCCCTTCGCTGTGGCGCAATCGAGCGGTTGCCGATCTATACGAGCCTGGCAGCACTCTCAAGACCGTCACAGCTTCTGCCGCGATAAACGAGGGTCTCAATCCGAACACTGTCATAGCGCACTGCACCGGCTGTGACAAAATGGCCGGCGGACGGATCAGATGCGTGCTTCACAGACCATATTTAAACGGTCATGGCGGAGTGAGCATGTTCAGGATGATCGAGCAGTCGTGCAACATTGCTGCGGCGCATCTAGCATTGAGATTGGGGTCAGAGAAGCTTTATAAATATGAAAAGGCTTTCGGGCTTCTGAACAGGACCAAAGCAGGGTTCGGCTGTGAGGCAGTGGGTTACATCAATCCTCCAGATGAATGGCGGCCTATCAGACTTGCAAATATCGGTTTTGGCCAGGGTTTGGCAGTCACTCCGCTCCAGATGGCGAGTGTATATGGGACAATTGCAAACGGCGGCGTGCGAGTTGAGCCGAGAATAGTCCGCGAGATTCGCAATCAGGACGGCTCGATATACAAGTCGTTCAAGTCGGGCAATAAGACCCGAGTAATATCCAAAGATGCAGCGCTTATGGTCACCAAGCTGCTCAGAAGCTGTGTAGAAAACGGCACTGGCAAGACTGCGCGTATTGCCGGGCGAACGGTGGCGGGCAAGACCGGCAGCGCACAGGTCGCCAGAGCGGATGGGCGAGGATATGAGCCAGGGTCGTTTATTGCATCGTTTATGGGTTTTGCACCGGCGACACATCCGAGACTGGTGATCGCAGTTGTCGCAAAATCGCCTAAGGGTTCACATTGGGGCGCGACAGTAGCCAGTCCGGTCTTTCAGGAGATAGGTGAGAAATCGCTTTGGTATTTGAAGGTCCCATCCGATGCTCCTGGCGGCGGCGAGACTAAGCCAAAGCGCTATGACGATCCTAAGCGCGTAGCATCCGTGCGCACTCATTTGTCATTTGTTTCAGCTTTCTAA
- a CDS encoding alpha/beta fold hydrolase yields MDRLQTPTIRDVISVRMPRQTRLSPDGRLLAYTEVFADWEHNIYKHKILITDLHQMKEILTIDEDAFASGVKWAHDSMSIGYIVTRQEEMVLRKLDCTDGSVVNIASSTNGFTDFAWHPYSSKIAIAENAAVPENFDNELFCVQGEFPPGAGLLLIDENGKIRRFEGWDRVYGISSLSWSPSGENLIFTAIPEPDIRVQSQHLLMFDVRTGRLMPLIEGKRAIFYPVWNDDGTQIAFSERKQCWDDIRGAAIKTIRLSDLSERVIFANVEHHCLVQHWNSDRMLVSGQLKDKSLDVYAVSMDSGEYVRATIGDMPLRTSVSTSKSGSTIAYIAQEKDRFHEVTVESEAAQAPIRITNYHSQVQSWPKLIQQTVIWKTPDGHNAEGMLIDARGNAETDQHPLIVLIHGGPSSSTNAHDHFFHWYFEFLTANPIRQWNEQGISVFMPDYRGSSGYGYEFRAAIAGKLGEYESGDILSGVDYLLAEYDFDPSRVGVAGMSYGGYLTMLLAAKYPSRFAAASAFCGFSDLRLMLYSSAGNQDAYFNENDWNPNIPLNSQSPLSYINSDCPPTLLQTGDVDKQVIPAHSQAFYRLLKKREGKVKLVTYKNCGHTINHPRQLATAQEHNLEWFSKWLL; encoded by the coding sequence TTGGACAGGTTACAAACACCGACAATCCGTGATGTAATAAGCGTACGCATGCCGCGGCAGACGCGGCTGTCTCCTGATGGCCGTTTGCTGGCCTACACGGAAGTGTTTGCTGACTGGGAGCACAATATCTATAAGCATAAGATACTCATCACCGATTTGCATCAAATGAAAGAGATATTGACTATAGATGAGGATGCCTTTGCTTCCGGAGTCAAGTGGGCACATGATTCCATGTCTATTGGATACATAGTTACCCGGCAAGAGGAGATGGTGCTTCGCAAGCTAGATTGCACAGACGGTTCCGTTGTGAATATTGCAAGCAGTACAAACGGGTTTACCGATTTTGCATGGCATCCCTATTCTTCAAAAATAGCAATTGCCGAGAATGCGGCGGTGCCGGAAAATTTTGACAACGAACTTTTTTGTGTTCAAGGAGAATTTCCGCCTGGCGCTGGTCTGTTGCTCATTGACGAGAATGGCAAAATACGGCGCTTCGAGGGATGGGATAGAGTCTATGGTATATCGAGCCTGAGTTGGTCACCATCGGGTGAAAATCTTATATTTACTGCTATCCCTGAGCCTGACATTCGGGTACAAAGCCAGCACTTGTTGATGTTCGATGTGCGGACAGGCAGGCTCATGCCACTGATCGAAGGCAAACGTGCTATCTTCTATCCTGTGTGGAATGATGATGGGACTCAAATTGCATTTTCTGAGAGAAAGCAGTGCTGGGATGACATCCGGGGGGCAGCCATAAAGACAATAAGGCTCTCCGATCTTTCCGAGAGAGTCATTTTTGCCAATGTCGAACACCACTGCCTAGTCCAACACTGGAACAGTGATCGTATGCTTGTTTCCGGACAACTGAAGGATAAGTCACTTGATGTCTATGCAGTATCAATGGATTCAGGCGAGTACGTTAGAGCAACCATCGGTGATATGCCCCTAAGAACATCTGTATCGACCTCGAAATCGGGCAGCACCATTGCATACATCGCGCAGGAAAAAGATAGATTTCATGAGGTGACAGTTGAATCCGAAGCTGCGCAGGCTCCGATCCGAATCACTAACTACCACTCCCAGGTGCAAAGCTGGCCAAAACTGATCCAACAGACCGTAATCTGGAAGACGCCGGACGGCCACAATGCCGAAGGCATGCTGATCGATGCCAGGGGTAATGCCGAAACCGATCAACATCCTCTGATAGTTCTTATTCACGGTGGCCCTTCATCTTCCACAAACGCTCACGACCACTTTTTTCACTGGTATTTCGAGTTCCTGACTGCCAATCCGATCCGGCAATGGAACGAACAGGGAATTTCTGTCTTTATGCCTGATTACCGCGGTAGTTCTGGCTATGGATATGAGTTCAGGGCAGCGATAGCCGGCAAGCTGGGGGAGTATGAATCGGGTGACATCCTCAGTGGCGTAGACTACTTGCTTGCTGAGTATGACTTTGATCCCAGTAGAGTAGGTGTAGCAGGCATGAGCTACGGTGGTTATCTAACCATGCTTCTTGCGGCAAAGTATCCTTCGCGCTTTGCGGCGGCATCGGCGTTCTGCGGCTTTTCAGACCTACGACTGATGCTTTATTCATCTGCTGGAAACCAAGATGCTTATTTCAATGAAAATGACTGGAATCCTAATATTCCGTTGAACTCGCAGTCACCGCTCTCTTACATCAACAGTGATTGTCCACCAACACTGCTGCAGACGGGCGATGTTGACAAGCAAGTTATTCCCGCTCACTCTCAGGCGTTCTACAGGTTGCTCAAGAAACGTGAGGGCAAGGTGAAGTTGGTTACTTACAAGAACTGTGGCCACACAATCAATCACCCTAGGCAGCTCGCTACTGCTCAAGAACACAACCTAGAATGGTTCAGCAAATGGCTTCTATAG
- the rsmH gene encoding 16S rRNA (cytosine(1402)-N(4))-methyltransferase RsmH: MPEYHKPVLVNEIITLLDPREGGVFLDATLGGGGHSAAILEKIGRTGILVGIDRDPEALEYSGERLTSYGESVKLVRGNFRDISSILESLGIRELDGALFDLGVSSHQLDAQRGFSFSRDEQLDMRMSRLEDTPTAADIVNSYSEINLADLIWRYGEERYSRRIARAIVARRQKEPITRTAELAEIVAAAIPAKNRWQQDIHPATRTFQAIRIVVNHELEAVEQGVPAAIEALKICGRVGVISFHSLEDRIVKDTFRRYSGHCTCPPRLPGCVCGAREIIKVITRKPITPGADEVKENPRSRSARLRVGERIAV; this comes from the coding sequence ATGCCGGAGTATCACAAACCGGTCCTGGTTAACGAGATCATAACGCTGCTCGACCCACGGGAGGGCGGCGTTTTTCTTGATGCGACTCTGGGTGGGGGCGGCCACTCGGCGGCGATCCTTGAGAAAATCGGCAGGACAGGCATTTTAGTAGGGATCGACCGCGATCCGGAAGCGCTTGAATATTCCGGTGAACGCCTCACAAGCTATGGCGAAAGCGTCAAGCTGGTGCGCGGCAATTTCCGCGATATCAGCTCCATTCTCGAGTCATTGGGCATTCGAGAGCTGGACGGCGCACTTTTCGACCTTGGGGTCTCCTCGCATCAGCTTGATGCTCAGAGGGGCTTCAGCTTTTCCAGAGATGAGCAGTTGGACATGCGCATGTCGCGCCTGGAGGACACTCCGACCGCTGCGGACATTGTCAACTCATACAGTGAGATCAATCTAGCCGATCTTATATGGCGATATGGTGAGGAACGGTATTCAAGACGAATAGCCAGGGCGATAGTTGCCCGGCGTCAGAAGGAGCCGATCACACGGACAGCCGAGCTTGCGGAGATTGTAGCGGCGGCCATACCGGCCAAAAACAGGTGGCAGCAGGACATACATCCGGCGACTCGCACTTTTCAGGCTATCAGAATAGTCGTGAACCATGAGTTGGAAGCGGTGGAGCAGGGCGTTCCCGCCGCAATAGAGGCTTTGAAAATCTGTGGGCGCGTGGGCGTGATATCGTTCCACAGCCTGGAAGACAGGATTGTAAAGGACACATTTCGGCGCTATTCGGGGCACTGCACTTGCCCGCCGAGGCTTCCGGGATGTGTATGCGGAGCCAGGGAGATTATCAAAGTAATAACAAGGAAGCCGATAACTCCCGGCGCCGACGAAGTAAAGGAGAATCCACGCAGCCGCAGCGCGAGACTGCGGGTGGGAGAGCGGATTGCGGTATGA
- a CDS encoding UDP-N-acetylmuramoyl-L-alanyl-D-glutamate--2,6-diaminopimelate ligase — MRFSELTKSITGCKVINANDVDVTGIAYDSRKVKPGYIFVAMQGGSFDGHQFIMSALDSGAVAIVAEREVPEVVDRGVPCVLADNGRVAMGEIAAPFYGYPSRKIKLIGVTGTSGKTTVTHLIQSIFQTAGMKSGLIGTLGAKIDSEFIETEHTTPESLDVQRILAQMVGMGAQVVAMEVSSHGLYEGRTIGCEFDCGVFTNIARDHLDFHITEEAYLDAKIILFRDLPKTSSKSFHAVINLDDFQADKVIAASEGSVITFGMDPKSDVVAGEAKVTEKSVSFNMTSKGKSVPIRMSIGGAFNVYNALSAASVGVALGLDLDTISKGLAKAASVPGRFESIECGQDFGVIVDYAHTPDEIENVLQTARTLTSKRLIAVFGCGGNRDKGKRPIMGKLGVDLADLVVITSDNPRKEDPDAIIRDILAGIPEDKKSNVTVEADRAQAILEAVNMAEKGDLVVVAGKGHEDYQIFADRTIHFDDREQASHALELRAKSCGL, encoded by the coding sequence ATGAGATTTTCAGAGCTTACAAAATCAATAACAGGCTGCAAAGTGATCAACGCAAATGATGTCGACGTGACAGGCATCGCGTATGACAGCCGCAAAGTAAAGCCCGGATATATATTCGTCGCTATGCAGGGCGGCTCGTTCGACGGTCACCAGTTCATCATGAGCGCGCTGGACTCCGGTGCCGTTGCTATAGTTGCCGAGCGCGAGGTTCCAGAGGTCGTGGATCGAGGCGTGCCGTGTGTGCTTGCCGATAATGGCAGGGTCGCAATGGGCGAAATTGCCGCTCCGTTTTATGGTTATCCTTCCAGAAAGATCAAGCTGATAGGAGTCACTGGTACAAGCGGCAAGACCACAGTCACCCACTTAATCCAGTCTATTTTCCAGACTGCAGGCATGAAATCCGGTCTGATCGGCACACTCGGCGCCAAGATCGACAGTGAGTTCATCGAGACCGAACACACGACTCCAGAGAGTCTCGATGTCCAACGGATACTTGCGCAAATGGTGGGTATGGGCGCTCAGGTGGTGGCGATGGAGGTCAGTTCACATGGCCTGTATGAAGGCCGCACTATAGGCTGCGAGTTCGACTGCGGTGTCTTCACAAACATTGCCCGTGACCATCTCGATTTTCATATTACTGAAGAAGCCTATCTTGATGCCAAGATCATTCTCTTCCGTGACTTACCGAAGACTTCGAGCAAGAGCTTTCATGCCGTAATCAATCTGGACGATTTCCAGGCTGATAAAGTGATAGCAGCATCCGAAGGCAGTGTGATCACATTCGGGATGGATCCCAAGTCGGATGTAGTTGCCGGCGAAGCGAAGGTCACCGAAAAGTCCGTTTCGTTTAATATGACCAGTAAAGGCAAGTCTGTCCCGATCAGAATGTCTATCGGCGGGGCATTCAATGTATATAATGCGCTTTCTGCCGCATCTGTCGGAGTTGCATTGGGTCTTGATTTGGATACAATCAGTAAGGGTTTGGCTAAGGCGGCAAGCGTACCCGGAAGGTTTGAGTCAATTGAATGCGGGCAGGATTTTGGAGTGATCGTGGACTATGCCCATACGCCGGATGAAATCGAAAACGTCCTTCAGACCGCAAGGACCCTTACAAGTAAGCGCCTCATCGCAGTATTCGGCTGCGGCGGCAACAGGGACAAGGGCAAGCGTCCGATCATGGGCAAGCTTGGTGTGGATTTGGCGGATCTGGTCGTAATCACGTCAGACAATCCCCGCAAAGAGGACCCGGACGCGATAATACGAGATATTCTGGCCGGCATTCCCGAGGACAAGAAGTCAAATGTCACAGTGGAGGCGGACCGTGCCCAGGCAATTTTAGAGGCTGTCAATATGGCCGAGAAGGGCGACCTGGTAGTGGTTGCCGGTAAGGGTCACGAGGACTATCAAATATTCGCCGACCGCACGATCCATTTTGACGACAGGGAACAAGCATCCCATGCCCTTGAGTTACGAGCTAAGAGTTGTGGGTTATAA
- a CDS encoding division/cell wall cluster transcriptional repressor MraZ: MFGGSYTHSLDSAGRFVMPKKFRYELGEEFIITKGLGCLCVFPVEWKTQLEEQLNSFGGPLELLLNPHVTRLHRHFFGEMVTTGADSQFRVQLTPEHRRYAGITDDVVVYGRGKCVELWSPQELEKYQNENDSVAELISSGAALLGAFGDTGAGAQDAGVSQTGPG; the protein is encoded by the coding sequence ATGTTCGGTGGGTCATATACACACTCTCTGGACTCGGCGGGCAGGTTTGTAATGCCCAAAAAGTTTCGTTATGAACTCGGTGAAGAGTTCATCATAACGAAGGGTTTGGGCTGCCTGTGCGTGTTTCCGGTTGAGTGGAAAACCCAGCTCGAGGAGCAGCTCAACAGCTTCGGCGGGCCGCTCGAATTGCTTTTGAACCCGCATGTCACGCGGCTCCATCGTCATTTCTTTGGCGAGATGGTCACCACGGGTGCAGACAGTCAGTTCAGGGTCCAGCTCACACCCGAGCATCGCCGATATGCCGGCATCACCGATGATGTGGTTGTGTATGGGCGCGGGAAATGCGTAGAGCTTTGGTCTCCGCAGGAACTAGAGAAATATCAAAACGAAAACGACAGCGTAGCTGAATTAATATCCTCCGGCGCGGCGCTTTTGGGAGCGTTCGGCGATACCGGAGCGGGGGCGCAGGATGCCGGAGTATCACAAACCGGTCCTGGTTAA